The following are encoded together in the Babylonia areolata isolate BAREFJ2019XMU chromosome 30, ASM4173473v1, whole genome shotgun sequence genome:
- the LOC143275517 gene encoding uncharacterized protein LOC143275517, which produces MTMTSTLHPFTDVYLDHHYYNDDNNTSTTPLPPPLPLPFSNLTTSTDNSSLFNDTGYFPASPPPSPDVAIKVLARFHLIAVPVIVVLGIVGNVLSFCIFVSKTLRRTSCSLYLAARCVSDTGFLLSVFITWLGDAMGIPVIHTMVVCQVVVFASYVFGFLSVWLVVCITLENYIRICHPFSVCRHCTVQKAQRVLLGLCVLSVALYQFPLWTTHVVTVGEHRFCGNKAEFLEVFQALVYLDMVITLALPSLVIIFFLVAIFVSLVRSLRRQSRLKGSSKRLPNTGNHPQPPSTTTTTTAAANGAPTSPSTEAYADDNDDVDQDGNQDQLSSASPTTTQEQLNQGQVNGKSGTSATTTTITTTTAAATATSKSSSMKTSRKKKPPRPPPLLPSSSAPALTKKTNRRSVRGTAQAKVTRLLFAVSFTFLVLSLPSHIVRLRMLMLMVVKQASSLSPSLEEMLQVVFQILYYLSFAVNLLVYLSCGESFRNVFIETYVNCLLGRRFRRRRSEMSRTSYSMVKTESPKPLERGERETPLLE; this is translated from the exons ATGACCATGACCTctacccttcaccccttcaccgaCGTCTACCtcgaccaccactactacaacgacgacaacaacacctccaccactcctcttccaccaccactaccactaccattttCAAACCTCACCACCAGTACGGACAACTCTAGCCTCTTCAACGACACGGGTTACTTCCCTGCGTCCCCACCACCATCGCCGGATGTGGCGATCAAAGTTTTGGCGCGCTTCCATTTGATCGCCGTGCCAGTGATCGTGGTTCTTGGCATCGTGGGCAATGTCCTGTCCTTCTGTATCTTCGTCAGCAAGACCCTGAGGAGGACTTCTTGCAGTCTATACCTGGCGGCCAGGTGTGTGTCCGATACGGGCTTCCTGCTCTCCGTCTTCATCACGTGGCTTGGAGACGCCATGGGCATACCTGTCATCCATACCATGGTCGTTTGTCAG gtggtggtgtttgcCAGCTACGTCTTCGGCTTTCTGTCGGTGTGGCTGGTGGTGTGCATCACGTTGGAAAATTACATCCGCATCTGTCATCCCTTCTCCGTGTGTCGTCACTGCACTGTGCAGAag gcACAGAGGGTTCTCTTGGGCCTCTGCGTCCTGAGCGTGGCCCTGTACCAGTTCCCTCTGTGGACGACCCACGTGGTCACCGTGGGGGAGCACCGGTTCTGCGGGAACAAGGCGGAGTTCCTGGAGGTCTTCCAGGCTCTGGTGTACCTGGACATGGTCATCACTCTGGCGCTTCCATCtctcgtcatcatcttcttcctcgtcGCCATCTTCGTAAGCCTTGTGCGTTCTTTGAGGAGGCAGTCCAGGCTGAAG GGATCAAGCAAACGCCTCCCCAACACCGgcaaccacccccaacccccttccaccaccaccaccaccacagccgccGCCAACGGGGCCCCAACTTCTCCAAGCACTGAGGCCTACgctgacgacaacgatgacgtgGACCAAGACGGAAACCAGGACCAGCTCTCTTCTGCTTCCCCCACAACCACGCAAGAACAGCTGAACCAGGGTCAAGTCAACGGAAAGTCCGGAAcaagcgccaccaccaccaccatcaccaccaccacagctgcaGCCACAGCCACCTCGAAGTCTTCTTCCATGAAAACGTCGAGGAAGAAGAAACCGcctcgtccccctcctctcctcccttcctcttctgcTCCAGCTTTGACGAAGAAGACGAACCGTCGTTCGGTTCGTGGCACTGCTCAAGCCAAG GTGACGAGGCTTCTCTTCGCAGTGTCCTTCACCTTCCTCGTGCTCAGCCTCCCTTCCCACATCGTCAGGCTgaggatgctgatgctgatggtggtgaagCAAGCGTCCTCGCTGTCCCCCAGTCTGGAGGAGATGCTGCAG GTGGTGTTCCAGATTCTGTATTACCTGAGTTTCGCAGTCAACCTGTTGGTTTACCTGTCCTGTGGAGAAAGTTTTCGGAACGTGTTCATTGAAACCTACGTCAACTGTCTTCTGGGGAGACGCTTTCGGCGAAGACGTAGCGAGATGTCACGCACCTCCTACTCCATGGTCAAGACGGAGTCTCCTAAACCGCtagagagaggcgagagggagACGCCTCTTcttgagtga